One region of Salvia miltiorrhiza cultivar Shanhuang (shh) chromosome 3, IMPLAD_Smil_shh, whole genome shotgun sequence genomic DNA includes:
- the LOC131014243 gene encoding uncharacterized protein LOC131014243: MKFTPSASSYGASSSSMTTPDFFTECACKLQVEMKTSRTQLNPGRRFLRCSNKEKQCGFFEWVDPEVKPKIEDDEDEKLNFWIGECYRLGKYVEEDMKRIRLLENEVRLLRMENVESSKCSMKKMVACACVLGVVCLVIQAFVS, encoded by the exons ATGAAGTTCACGCCATCTGCCTCCTCTTATGGCGCCTCGTCCTCGTCCATGACTACACCAGATTTCTTCACTGAATGCGCGTGCAAACTTCAAGTGGAGATGAAAACGTCGCGAACACAGCTCAATCCTGGGCGAAGATTCTTGAGATGCTCCAACAAAGAG AAACAATGTGGCTTCTTTGAGTGGGTAGATCCTGAAGTAAAGCCtaaaattgaagatgacgaaGATGAAAAATTGAACTTCTGGATTGGAGAATGCTATCGCCTAGGGAAATATGTGGAGGAAGATATGAAGCGAATTAGATTGTTGGAGAATGAAGTCAGACTCCTCAGAATGGAGAACGTCGAGAGCAGCAAGTGTTCGATGAAAAAGATGGTTGCATGTGCTTGTGTTCTGGGTGTTGTTTGTTTGGTGATTCAAGCTTTTGTTTCGTAG